GGAAACACCAGATGAAGAGGAGGATGAGTGATAAAAAGGTTCTTGTTGTTCTAGATGATGTGGATCATATAGACCAACTTGATGCGTTAGCCGGTGAACCTGATTGGTTTAAGCCGGGAAGTAGGATTATCATTACAACAAGAGATGAGCAGGTTTTGGTAGCACACAGAGTAAAATTTATTCGTGATGTCACTCTGTTATCAGATGGAGAAGCAATTTGCCTCTTCAGTAGGTATGCATTTGGGAGAGATATTCCAATTCAAGGGTATGAAGAGCTATCAAGACAAGTTGTACGTTACGCTGCTGGTCTTCCCTTAACGATGAGAGTTTTGGGTTCGTTTCTGTGTGGTAAAATTGAGCTTGAATGGGTAGATGCCTTAGAAAGGCTTAAAACAATCCCATTAGCGGAAACTTTGAAAAAATTAGAATTAAGCTATATCGGTCTAGAGGAGGATTACAAGGAAATATTCCTAGATGTTGCATGTATCCTGAGAGGTTGGTTGAAAAACGATGCAATCAAAGCGCTTGAAAGCTGTGGATTTCATGCTAGAAATGGTTTAAGAGTTCTTCAACAAAAATCTCTCATAACTATTAATAGTAATTTTAATTATGAGCGGGTGGAAATGCATGACCATATTGTAGAAATGGGCAGGAATATTGTTCGTCGGCTGCACCCCAATAAACCTCACAAACATAGCCGATTGTGGATTAACGAAGAAATTGAAGACATATTGGCTAATGATTTGGTAAGGATTAAGTATATTTATAAGTTTATTTGTTATGACTTTAGATTCATGATGACTTGTTTTGGGTTACAGGGTACTAAAGCAACAAGATGTATACGATGTACCATGAGATTCAATCCGGATATTGGTATAAAAGGTCTTGGAAAGATGAAGAAACTTAGGTTTCTTTCAATGTTTTTCCCATTTTCCTCTATTTCGGAATTTAATATAGTTAGCCAAGACTTTCCAAATGCTTTACAATATCTGCAAGTGGGAAATTACCCTTTTAGGTCTTTACCCAAAACATTTCAAGCAACTAATCTTGTTGCACTTAAGATGAGGTACAGTAAGATCGTTCAACTGTGGGAAGGGGGAGAAAGAAAGGTATAATTCTTGTTGATTGATTGCTGTGCATGATTCATTATAATGTTGTACATCTTTTTCTTTGTTATTACACCAATATTAATATTGCTTTTTGCTTATGTTAGGTTCTTAACAAGCTGAGATTCCTTGACCTCAGTTATTCAAAGTTGAGTACCTTTGACCTTGGGCTTACTCCAAATCTTGAAACCCTGACTCTTCGACAATGTTCTGATTTGGTAGAACTTCACGTGGCAATTGGATGTTTAAAGCTCACGTCTGTTGACCTTGAAGGTTCAAGGTTAAGGACCGTTGACCTTGGTCGGGCTCCAAATCTCGAGACTGTGATTCTCTCTGAATGCCATAATTTGGTAGAACTTCACATGCCTGATAGTTGTTTAAATCTCAGCTCCTTACTACTCTCTAATTCCAAGTTGAGTACCCTTAACATTGGGCTGACTCCAAATCTCATATCTTTAGATCTTAAAAATTGCTGCTATTTGGGAGATTTTCACATGGCTGGTGAATGTCTAAAGCTGACCAAGCTTGACATTAATCATTCAAAGTTGAGGACCCTTGACCTTGGGATGACTCCGAATCTCAAGAATTTGGATCTTGATAGTTTTTACTATTTGGAAGAACTTCACATGCCCAATGAATGTGAAAAGCTTGCCTATCTAAGAATTAGTGATTCAAAGTTGAGGACCCTTAACCTTGGGTTGACTCCAAATCTTGAGAATTTGGATCTTGATAATTGTTATTGTTTGGAAGAACTTCACACGGCTGATGAATGTGGAAAGCTTGCATATTTGAAAATTAGTCATTCAAAGTTGAGGACCCTTAACCTTGGGTTGACTCCAAATCTTGAGAATTTGGATCTTGATAATTGTTATTGTTTGGAAGAACTTCACACGGCTGATGAATGTGGAAAGCTCGCATATTTGAAAATTAGTCATTCAAAGTTGAGGACCCTTAACCTTGGGATGACTCCGAATCTCGAGAAATTGGATCTTCATCATTGTTATTGTTTGGAAGAACTTTACATGGTTGATGAATGTGGAAAGCTCACCCATCTAAGAATTAGTGATTCAAAGTTGAGGACCCTTAACCTTGGGTTGACTCCAAATCTTAAGAATTTGGATCTTGATAATTGTTATTGTTTGGAAGAACTTTACATGGGTGATGAATATGAAAAGCTCACCTATCTAAGAATTAGTGATTCAAAGTTGAGGACCCTTAACCTTGGGCTGACTCCAAATCTCAAGAATTTGGATCTTGATAACTGTTATTGTTTGGAAGAACTTCACATGGCTGATGAATGTGGAAAGCTCGTCTGTTTAAAAATTAGTCATTCAAAGTTGAGGACCCTTAACTTTGGGCTAACTCCAAATCTCAAGACGTTACATCTTAAAGAATGTAGTAATTTGGTAGAACTTCACACTACCATCGGATGTCTAAAAAAGCTTGCTCACCTAGACGTAAGTGGTTGTTTGGGGTTTAACTCTTTTTTGTTTAACTTAAAAGATTATACTTCTTGTAGTGTGGATGCATCACTTGAGGTCGGTCCTTTAGCTGAGTTACATATTATCGTAAAGTCCCTAGAAAATTGCCCAATTAAGCCTGACAATAGCTTGCCAAAGTTTCAGTTTAGTTGTTTTTATGAAGAAGATCGACCTTCAGTGACTGGAAATCTTGAAATGCTTATTTCTCTAGGTATGTGTGCTTGCACAAATCTTGAGACTTTTTCAGGAATCCTTTTTGGGTTACGATCTTTAAGAATGCTTAAACTGGAAGGCAATATTCTAGAGATTCTTAAGAACTTTGACCAGTCAATGAAGGTCAATGAGTTAATTTTGTTGTCTCCAACGATTAAGCATCTTCCGGATAGCATTTGGATGTTGAAACATCTGAAATCTCTCGAACTTAATCTTTGTGTGTGGCTTGAGAAGTTACCTGAGGATCTTGGCCAGTTAGAATGTTTAGAGAAGCTGAATTTTTCATATACAATGATTAAGCATCTTCCGGATAGCATTTGTATGTTGAAACATCTGAAATCTCTCCAACTTAGATTCTGTTGCTTTTTTGAGAATTTGCCTGAGGATCTTGGCCGATTAGAATGTCTGGAGGATCTAACTTTATCTTCTACAATGATTAGCCATCTTCCGGATAGCATTTGCATGTTGAAACATTTGAAATCTCTTGAGCTTATTTCTTGTTCATTGCTTGAGAAGTTACCTGAGGATCTTGGACAATTAGAATGTTTAGAGAAGCTATCCCTAGAGAAGTGTGAATTTTTACAAGATATCCCGAATAGCATCGTTAAGATGAAATCACTAAAATATTTCCATCTCCCCTATTGTACTCGAGTTGAGAAGTTGCCTGAGGAACTTGGAAGTTTAGAATGTTTAAAAGAGATAGATATAGAAGGTACAAGCATAAGTCATCTTCCACAGAGCATTTTTTTGCTGAAAGATGTACATATTACTGGGTCAAGAGGGATTGCTCAGTTATGGGGTTTTACACCCGAGATACAAACCCCAGAATGCAAAACAACCTATGTCCGACTAAATGGTGATGGGATGATTTTGAGAATATCAGAAGGCCCGGGGAAGCCAATTCAGAAAGAACTATTGTAACAGGTACTTTCTCTTTTTTGTTGATCATCTTAACCTTTTGAATTGATATGAAAATGATTAATTTTCAGCAAAAATAAGCTATTATATAAAAAAGTACAAGTACTATACGTATAAGAAGAAACAGTGTTATAGTTTTAAGCTTTTGTTTCTTATTCattgtttaaaatttttttttggagCCTTATCCGAGTTAAAATCGGCCATGACTTGGATCATCTTGTCAATTGGAGTTAAGTTGAAAATCCTGTTATAACTTTGTTTATCTTAATGTAAGGTCTCATCATCTCATGTTAACTACCTAAAGTAGCTAGTCATTTGTCTATGGTATATTCTGATATGCAAAATTGTTATGGCTAAATGctagaaataacaatgtacttccaTTTGATTGTGTATTATAGCATCTGACTTCAATTTCTTTCTATTGCAGCATTGTACTTCCAAActttttcttattaggacattatacTTCAAAAAATGTAACCAGTTATATCAGTGAAAGTGGTACAAACTAGTGTTTAACTTCTGAAATTGAAAGGTTTTATTGAATGATTGAAGATAGAAATGGAAGATTACAAACTATTCTTGTAATTCGAGAGGTCAAGATCTCTCCCAAAGTGATTTCTCACCAAAATACGCTTCAAAATGCCAAATTTCCTAATACCAACCTGTTAATACTCACACAACCGACCTAATCTAATagaatgaccaaaatgcccctgcCTTACTACTTTATTACATACCTGCCACATATTTCCTAGCCCTTAAAAAGACTACTAGGAAGTGAACCAGAAAGTTTCTCTTTGTATTTGGAATGATATTACTATAATTGGTggttttttcaaagtacaatgctgtaACAGGAAGTAATGAAAGTAAGatactctatatatatatatatatatatatatatatatattaattcccTCTTACCATATTGGCTAACAGGACAGAAATTTTAATAAGAAATTTTCAAAGTtgaatgtcttaataagaaaTTTTATTAAAAGTGCAATGTTGTAATCAAAAGAAATCAAATTAGGATGATATAATAAACAAATGTAAGAAAGTGCGTACAAtgctatttcttgtatttagCTCTATATGTAGGATTGTAGGAGTTATCATACAGAATATAACTGGTCGTGATCTTAAAATATGTGCAGATACTGGGAGAATGAGAAGGTGCGACTAGACTACAGGCCAGTTCACATGAACACTCTTGATGATGAAGTCGACGGTTTCGCTCGTATATTAATGGCATCCTCCCAAGGATCAAATCTGCTGTTAACCATTATCAagaatttattttattgtatgcACAATTTTGATAATAAATTGTTGCACGTACAACCCTAAAATCATGCACATAAGTCGTCTTTGGAAAATCTCATGGTAGTTCTTGTGATGCTTTGTATTTCAAATTACTATGATTTTTCTTATTGCTTTCACTTGTCATCGATAAAGCCAAAGTGATCAACAATAACTAATAAGGGTCCCATTTTTCGAGCCTTGAAAACCACGACCTCCAGTCGCCGGAGTAGTTTACTGTTTAATGTATTATTATCGTTCTCTTTTTATGTTATATATAGGTTCGATATATTAATTTCTCTAGTGTTGATTCAAATACCGATATATAGAAACATACAACGTCTGAATTCAAAAAAGCTAGAAACGTATTATATTATATAAGATCTGCCGGTTACAAAAAGCTGGCAAGAAATACAAACTAAGTTCAACTTATATCTACATGTGCAGAGAGTTGGATGATGCACGATGATCGGAAACAAGTTTCAACAACtactaaaaattaattaaaactcattCTTATCCCTCATTTCTTCAAGAGCTAGTGTGCCTGCGTTTGATGTCGAGCTTTTTCCTTCTCCTTCACCTCACTTCCTTGACTCTTGTCATAATCTTCAAGATCAAAAACAGTAAATCAATTAAacgaattgaaaaaaaaaaaaaaaaaaatcagttcTTGATTCAAATGTGATCAACAAAATCTACCAGGATGATTGCCATGGACGTCCTTATCTTCATCGTCATGAGAAAGCGATTGGTTGCCTCCATAAATTCCTCCAAAACCTTCCTCATCTGATCTCGTAGCGTACCCTTCCCCAAACGAATGTGACATCACATCCCTAATGAAACCCACCAGAAAAAATCAATTAGTTCATGTTTATATTGATTAATTACATATATAACGACATTATGAGATTACTCAAAGAATTAGTACCCCTTTTTCTGAGCTTCCTGAGTTTCTTCTTTCTTCTCCATGTTCTCAGGCTCTTCGGCTCCTGCGGATGCCTGTTGGAATCTTACAGTTTGGAAGACCGGAGTTGCTTTTCCGGCGAAGTTGTTTGAGGTGGCGAAGAGGGTAGAAACGGCTGGTTTGGTTTGAATCGGAAAGGATTTGATGGCGCTGAACATATCCGTGTTGCTTCTGTTTTAAAATTGGGATCGGAGAGGCGAGGATTTATGATGATGATAATGGGAGATGAATATGTGAGGGGTTTTACACGTGTCATGCAGAGATTGACACGTGTGGTCTTGGAAGACGTTGCATAAATGGCTGTTTGACATTTGCCAGTGAGATGCTGAAGCTCGTCTCGAGACAttgaaaagaaaaggaaaaaactGAAGTATTCGATGTCGATATCTTAGGGCTTAAGGCTTGAGGATGTCGGCAATGGTATAGCAAACACGTCACACATCATCGCCTCCGacagaggagagaggggaggtggTTAACGattgatttgtttttatttttcaaattcacaccctttatttttatcaaatttaaTTTTCAACCACCtttttacccattacatatttcaactatttctttaaaaaaaaaaaaaaaaaaaaaaaaaaccagccctatgtttaaaaaattcaatttttttaacCTTTATCCTACTACTATAAATACACATCAACCTCCGATTCTTACGGTACAAAACTTTACAATATCAACCTCTCTCAACCCCTCAAGTGTTATTTCTCAAATGTATTTTCCTACCCAACTAAACTCCTCAAGAAGAAACAAGAAATAGCTTCAAGAACTTCGTCAACTAACTTGTTGTCTTTGATGTACCGACTTCAACTTGATGGACTCATCTACTCACCACCAATGTATCACTATATCGGAAATGTTCCATATTATACATATGGGGCAAaccaaccctaaccctaatttcaatCCCAATCCATACCTTAACTCGATTTTAATGCATTTCAAACATTGCAAGAAAATCCATTCCAATCTCAACCTTGTATTGTTGAATCCGAAGATGCACCCGAACCTCAAGCCAACCAAAAGAAAAAAGGGGAGGCCGACAACCAAGATTGAACACCGGATGAAGAGAAGGTGTTAGTAGAAACATGGGTTGACACATCAAATGATCTTATCCTTAGAGATAACCAAGATGGAAAAACTTttcatataaaagtataaaaaagtTTTCTTGACTAAACTAAGAGAGGAAAATAGCACACAAAAGATCAAATATATTCAAAATGAGGATTACAAGCAAACTTGCAATGAAGTTTAATGGTGTGTTCGTCAACGTGAAACGCTCTTGGCCAAATAGTGCTAGTGATGCATAAATCCTAACCCAAGTTCAAGAAGTGTTTCACAAAACAAAGAAGATGACCATCAAAGTTATTGACTTTTGGAGTGTTGTGAAGGACACACAAAAATGGCTTAAACAACACACATTAGAAGTAATCATGTGTGATTAAAAAAAGAACCAAAACATCCAAAAACTCTCATAGCCAATCTTAGAATGTACAAGTTGGGGTAGACAACAATGAAAACGAACCTTAGCCATTCTATGGGAAGAGATCAAGCCAAAAGAAAGCTTTGTATCGCTGGTTCTTCAGGTCTCAGTGAGGATAAGAGAGAGGGGCTCCAAGAGTTGAATGAACACATCCAAAAAAATGTTGCAATTTgcacaaaaaaaaagaaaaaaatttaacGAGTTTAAACTTTTGATGAATGATGTTTCAAAATTACTTGAGAATCAATGTCGAACGACAAAGGAAGTGAAGACAAAAATTATGAAGAAACAtaatttggaaaatttgtagggtttatgttttaagtCATATTTTAAGTCAAGTTTTAAGACTA
The genomic region above belongs to Lactuca sativa cultivar Salinas chromosome 4, Lsat_Salinas_v11, whole genome shotgun sequence and contains:
- the LOC111889662 gene encoding uncharacterized protein LOC111889662, whose protein sequence is MFSAIKSFPIQTKPAVSTLFATSNNFAGKATPVFQTVRFQQASAGAEEPENMEKKEETQEAQKKGDVMSHSFGEGYATRSDEEGFGGIYGGNQSLSHDDEDKDVHGNHPDYDKSQGSEVKEKEKARHQTQAH
- the LOC111889661 gene encoding disease resistance protein RPV1; this translates as MACSSTSSIQKNFKYDVFLSFRGEDTRTNFVDHLYHALHQKSIHTYRDDVRIKKGKRISDELIGSIKDSKFYIIVFSKNYASSSWCLDELVKIMECQTTTEHTAYPVFYDVEPSEVRKQSGAVAEAFAKHEKEEAAGKWRDALKKAADLAGWELKNTANGHEAEFIQKIVEELSLELRSISFNVDEKLVGMEARVKDVVSALGTDFDDVRMVGIKGMGGAGKTTLARAVFDQISFLFEGISFVENVREASNTSLFGLKSLQNQVLSDVLNDKDIKVSNVYDGKHQMKRRMSDKKVLVVLDDVDHIDQLDALAGEPDWFKPGSRIIITTRDEQVLVAHRVKFIRDVTLLSDGEAICLFSRYAFGRDIPIQGYEELSRQVVRYAAGLPLTMRVLGSFLCGKIELEWVDALERLKTIPLAETLKKLELSYIGLEEDYKEIFLDVACILRGWLKNDAIKALESCGFHARNGLRVLQQKSLITINSNFNYERVEMHDHIVEMGRNIVRRLHPNKPHKHSRLWINEEIEDILANDLGTKATRCIRCTMRFNPDIGIKGLGKMKKLRFLSMFFPFSSISEFNIVSQDFPNALQYLQVGNYPFRSLPKTFQATNLVALKMRYSKIVQLWEGGERKVLNKLRFLDLSYSKLSTFDLGLTPNLETLTLRQCSDLVELHVAIGCLKLTSVDLEGSRLRTVDLGRAPNLETVILSECHNLVELHMPDSCLNLSSLLLSNSKLSTLNIGLTPNLISLDLKNCCYLGDFHMAGECLKLTKLDINHSKLRTLDLGMTPNLKNLDLDSFYYLEELHMPNECEKLAYLRISDSKLRTLNLGLTPNLENLDLDNCYCLEELHTADECGKLAYLKISHSKLRTLNLGLTPNLENLDLDNCYCLEELHTADECGKLAYLKISHSKLRTLNLGMTPNLEKLDLHHCYCLEELYMVDECGKLTHLRISDSKLRTLNLGLTPNLKNLDLDNCYCLEELYMGDEYEKLTYLRISDSKLRTLNLGLTPNLKNLDLDNCYCLEELHMADECGKLVCLKISHSKLRTLNFGLTPNLKTLHLKECSNLVELHTTIGCLKKLAHLDVSGCLGFNSFLFNLKDYTSCSVDASLEVGPLAELHIIVKSLENCPIKPDNSLPKFQFSCFYEEDRPSVTGNLEMLISLGMCACTNLETFSGILFGLRSLRMLKLEGNILEILKNFDQSMKVNELILLSPTIKHLPDSIWMLKHLKSLELNLCVWLEKLPEDLGQLECLEKLNFSYTMIKHLPDSICMLKHLKSLQLRFCCFFENLPEDLGRLECLEDLTLSSTMISHLPDSICMLKHLKSLELISCSLLEKLPEDLGQLECLEKLSLEKCEFLQDIPNSIVKMKSLKYFHLPYCTRVEKLPEELGSLECLKEIDIEGTSISHLPQSIFLLKDVHITGSRGIAQLWGFTPEIQTPECKTTYVRLNGDGMILRISEGPGKPIQKELL